One region of Miscanthus floridulus cultivar M001 chromosome 19, ASM1932011v1, whole genome shotgun sequence genomic DNA includes:
- the LOC136529080 gene encoding zinc finger protein HD1-like, with protein MNYNFGANVLDEEVAGRGGGGGGEGSCPAPAWARPCDGCRAVPSVVYCRADAAYLCASCDARVHAANRVASRHERVRVCEACERAPAVLACRADAAALCAVCDAQVHSANPLAGRHQRVPVLPLPVAAIPAASVLAKAATTAVVVGDKEEEVDSWLLLTNTKDPVSDNNNNYNCSSNNNNISSNTSTFYADVDEYFDLVGYNSYCDNQFNINPKQYGMQEQQQQQLLLLQKEFEDKEGSEYVVPSQVAMANEQQQSGYGVIGAEQAASMTAGVSAYTDSISNSISFSSSVEVGIVPDNMATTDMPNSGILLTPAGAISLFSSGPSLQMPLHLTSMDREARVLRYKEKKKSRKFEKTIRYATRKTYAEARPRIKGRFAKRSSDMEIEVDQMFSTAALLSDCSYGTVPWF; from the exons ATGAATTATAACTTCGGCGCCAACGTTCTCGATGAGGAGGTCGCTGgaagaggcggcggcggaggcggggaAGGGAGCTGCCCGGCACCAGCATGGGCCAGGCCCTGCGACGGGTGCCGCGCGGTGCCCAGCGTGGTGTACTGCCGCGCCGACGCCGCGTACCTGTGCGCGTCGTGCGACGCGCGGGTGCACGCCGCCAACCGCGTGGCGTCGCGCCACGAGCGCGTGCGAGTCTGCGAGGCCTGCGAGCGCGCGCCGGCCGTGCTGGCGTGCCGCGCCGACGCCGCCGCGCTCTGCGCCGTCTGCGACGCGCAGGTCCACTCCGCGAACCCGCTCGCGGGGAGGCACCAGCGCGTGCCCGTGCTGCCGCTCCCCGTCGCCGCCATCCCGGCCGCTTCCGTGCTCGCCAAGGCAGCGACCACCGCCGTGGTCGTGGGTGACAAGGAAGAGGAGGTCGACTCGTGGCTGCTGCTCACCAACACCAAGGATCCAGTTtcagacaacaacaacaactacaactgcagcagcaacaacaacaacatcagCAGCAACACCAGCACGTTCTACGCAGATGTTGATGAGTACTTTGATCTCGTCGGCTACAATTCCTACTGTGACAACCAATTCAACATCAACCCAAAACAGTACGGGATGCAAgaacagcaacagcagcagctgctgctgctgcaaaagGAATTTGAAGACAAGGAGGGAAGCGAGTACGTGGTGCCTTCACAGGTCGCGATGGCCAATGAGCAGCAGCAGAGTGGCTATGGAGTTATTGGGGCAGAGCAGGCTGCATCCATGACTGCCGGGGTCAGTGCTTACACAGATTCCATCAGTAACAGC ATATCTTTCTCATCATCAGTGGAGGTGGGTATTGTACCAGACAACATGGCAACGACAGACATGCCAAACTCCGGCATCCTGCTGACACCTGCTGGAGCCATCAGCCTCTTCTCGTCAGGTCCTTCGCTTCAGATGCCACTTCACTTGACCTCCATGGACAGAGAGGCCAGGGTCCTCAGgtacaaggagaagaagaagagcagaaAGTTTGAGAAGACCATACGTTATGCGACGAGGAAGACATATGCAGAAGCAAGGCCGAGGATCAAGGGACGCTTCGCCAAAAGATCTTCTGATATGGAAATCGAAGTGGACCAGATGTTCTCAACTGCAGCTCTGTTGTCTGATTGTAGCTATGGTACCGTTCCATGGTTCTGA